The following are from one region of the Anomaloglossus baeobatrachus isolate aAnoBae1 chromosome 1, aAnoBae1.hap1, whole genome shotgun sequence genome:
- the TMEM129 gene encoding E3 ubiquitin-protein ligase TM129 — MESPAVTFTLAYVVFSVCFVFTPNEFHSAGITVQNLLSGWLGSEDVAFVQYHVRRTTATGVVHSLLPLGYYIGMCFAAPEKQLYYFSSASDGWRVFALLVVLLPTITGVLALYWSQKRWSNHPLSRTLSQHALPHSDWRVVASSINREFRRIDKFATGVTGARVIVTDTWVMKVTTYKLHVAQQQDIHLTVTESRQHELSPDSTTPVQFITIRVASINPNVKPFDIRLNSTEYGDLKEKLHAPIRNAANVVIHQTLSDMFLDTFRSLVEANSVYEMQSNRELEPCIGCMQTIANIKLVKYCQEPNEGECRQCYCRPMWCLTCMGKWFASRQDQQHPETWLSSQVPCPTCRAKFCIVDVCLIR; from the exons ATGGAGAGCCCGGCTGTCACGTTTACTTTGGCCTATGTGGTGTTCTCCGTGTGCTTTGTGTTCACTCCCAATGAGTTCCACTCCGCCGGGATCACCGTGCAGAACCTGCTGTCCGGCTGGCTGGGGAGCGAGGACGTGGCCTTCGTACAGTACCATGTGCGGAGAACCACGGCCACTGGGGTGGTGCATTCCCTGCTCCCCCTGG GTTATTACATAGGAATGTGCTTTGCTGCTCCGGAGAAGCAGCTGTATTACTTCTCCTCTGCGAGTGACGGCTGGAGGGTCTTTGCGCTGCTCGTGGTCCTGCTCCCCACCATTACCGGCGTCCTCGCCCTCTACTGGTCTCAGAAGAGGTGGAGCAATCACCCGCTGTCCAGGACCCTGTCTCAGCACGCGCTGCCTCACTCCGACTGGAGGGTCGTTGCCTCTTCCATCAACAGGGAGTTTCGAAGAATTGACAAGTTTGCAACAGGGGTGACCGGTGCCCGGGTCATAGTCACCGACACGTGGGTGATGAAGGTCACCACCTACAAGCTCCATGTGGCTCAGCAGCAAGACATTCACCTGACTGTGACCGAGTCCCGGCAGCACGAACTGTCCCCCGACTCCACCACCCCGGTGCAGTTTATAACCATACGGGTGGCCAGCATCAACCCCAATGTGAAGCCTTTCGACATCAG ATTGAACTCTACAGAATACGGCGACCTGAAGGAGAAGCTTCACGCCCCGATCCGGAACGCAGCCAATGTGGTCATACATCAGACGCTGAGCGACATGTTCCTGGACACGTTCCGCTCTCTGGTGGAAGCCAATAGCGTGTACGAGATGCAGAGCAATCGG GAGCTGGAGCCCTGTATTGGCTGCATGCAGACCATTGCCAACATCAAGCTGGTGAAGTATTGCCAGGAGCCCAACGAAGGAGAGTGTCGGCAATGTTACTGCCGGCCCATGTGGTGCTTGACCTGTATGGGCAAGTGGTTCGCGAGCCGTCAGGACCAGCAGCATCCGGAGACCTGGTTGTCCAGCCAAGTGCCTTGCCCCACCTGCCGAGCCAAATTCTGTATAGTTGACGTGTGCCTTATACGGTGA